The following coding sequences are from one Chelonoidis abingdonii isolate Lonesome George chromosome 4, CheloAbing_2.0, whole genome shotgun sequence window:
- the LOC116833441 gene encoding uncharacterized protein LOC116833441 produces MWLPPAPAQVQTLLIVNSLRNKRLEQPLKESETQRRQDQLLPGRDLTASQTPCLSIFTGAAPYSGREIVQVSSVPPLLESAEGLSTPEMLILSCSSKLRLLEGTLRRHLPDTLLVYGTMMTINRGNPTAQEVLVDSWPEFKVVLTRPRREVASDDSDLFTNTYTVYSRDLGDYQALLASAGAVNWGQSFCILGLQDGVYEAYKDIAEAKGIKLEVFRYFNYFHPDPSSMPEIRLDPAMRLSSLDVSHADLLNETWSFGGNEKSRKYLATLIRHFPSFCLLDSAGHPVSWIASYPFHALGPGYTLPQHRRHGYMGMLNNLLAKRLHALGYPSYGYVDVENYPMQRLQEKQGFQHQPNLWYFILHNPALVNAPTLTPRPVPGTAPTAPEQGVQASRDITEAKGIQLEVSCYFTYLHPDPSTMPEVWLDPAMRLSSLDVSHTILLNEMWAFGGNENNRRYLTNLICCFPSICLLDAAGCPVSWTISDPLGLMRHSYTVPQHRGCGCMQVLMNVMAKQMHEQGYSSYGHIATDNYPMQRLQKRQGYQRQPNLCHFIVQNAALHRTEPDCRSSENIGLCVKILKV; encoded by the exons ATGTGGCTGCCCCCAGCTCCGGCCCAGGTACAGACTCTGTTAATCGTTAATTCACTCAGGAATAAgaggctggagcagcccctgaagGAGAGCGAGACCCAGCGGAGACAGGACCAGCTGCTGCCAGGCAGGGACCTCACTGCCTCACagacaccttgtctctctatctTCACAGGGGCTGCCCCTTATTCTGGCAGAGAAATTGTCCAGGTAAGTAG TGTGCCACCCCTGCTGGAATCTGCCGAGGGCCTATCCACTCCAGAGATGCTGATCCTGAGCTGTTCCTCCAAGCTGCGGCTGCTGGAGGGGACACTACGGAGGCACTTGCCCGATACATTGCTG GTCTATGGCACCATGATGACCATAAACCGGGGGAACCCGACTGCGCAGGAGGTGCTGGTGGATTCATGGCCCGAGTTCAAAGTCGTCCTCACCCGACCGCGGAGGGAG GTGGCATCGGATGACTCTGATTTGTTCACCAACACATACACAGTGTACTCCCGGGACCTAGGTGACTACCAGGCCCTGCTGGCCAGTGCGGGTGCTGTCAATTGGGGACAGAGCTTCTGCATTCTTG GGCTCCAGGATGGAGTGTACGAAGCCTACAAGGACATTGCTGAAGCTAAGGGGATCAAGTTGGAGGTGTTTCGCTACTTCAACTATTTTCACCCAGATCCCAGCTCCATGCCTGAGATCCG GCTGGACCCGGCCATGAGGCTCTCGTCCCTGGATGTCTCCCATGCTGATCTGCTGAATGAGACATGGAGCTTTGGGGGGAACGAGAAAAGCAGGAAGTACCTGGCCACCCTGATCCGCCACTTCCCCAGTTTCTGCCTGCTGGATTCTGCTGGCCACCCGGTCAGCTGGATCGCTTCATACCCGTTTCATGCCCTGGGGCCTGGCTACACTCTGCCCCAGCACCGGCGGCACGGCTACATGGGGATGCTGAATAATTTGTTAGCCAAGCGGTTGCATGCACTAGGCTATCCCAGCTACGGCTATGTGGACGTAGAGAACTACCCTATGCAGAGGTTGCAGGAGAAGCAGGGCTTCCAGCACCAGCCCAACCTGTGGTACTTCATTCTTCACAACCCAGCACTGGTGAACGCCCCCACGTTAACCCCCAGGCCAGTACCAGGCACAGCCCCCAC GGCTCCAGAACAGGGTGTACAGGCCTCCAGGGACATCACCGAGGCTAAGGGAATCCAGCTAGAAGTGTCCTGCTACTTCACTTACCTCCACCCAGATCCCAGCACCATGCCCGAGGTCTG GCTGGACCCGGCTATGAGGTTGTCATCCCTGGATGTCTCCCACACCATCCTGCTGAATGAGATGTGGGCCTTTGGGGGCAATGAGAACAACAGGAGGTACCTGACCAACCTGATCTGTTGCTTCCCCAGTATCTGCCTGCTAGATGCTGCTGGATGCCCTGTCAGCTGGACAATTTCAGACCCGTTAGGCCTCATGAGGCACAGCTACACCGTGCCCCAGCACCGGGGGTGTGGCTGCATGCAAGTGCTGATGAATGTCATGGCCAAGCAGATGCATGAACAGGGCTATTCCAGCTACGGCCACATAGCCACAGACAACTACCCCATGCAGAGGCTGCAGAAGAGGCAGGGCTACCAGCGCCAGCCCAACTTGTGCCACTTCATCGTCCAAAACGCAGCACTGCATAGAACTGAGCCCGACTGCCGGAGctccg AAAACATCGGGCTTTGTGTCAAAATACTGAAGGTCTGA